A region from the Lonchura striata isolate bLonStr1 chromosome 16, bLonStr1.mat, whole genome shotgun sequence genome encodes:
- the SHMT1 gene encoding serine hydroxymethyltransferase, cytosolic, which yields MASSAQGLPSAELWASHNKMVMEPLDTNDPEVHSIIKKEKQRQRMGLELIASENFASRAVLEALGSCMNNKYSEGYAGQRYYGGTEFVDQLERLCQKRALQAYQLDPQKWGVNVQPYSGSPANFAVYTALVEPHGRIMGLDLPDGGHLTHGFMTDKKKISATSLFFESMPYKVNPKTGYIDYDKLEENARLFHPKLIIAGVSCYSRNLDYARMRKIADDNGAYLMADMAHISGLVAAGVVPSPFDHCDIVSTTTHKTLRGCRAGMIFYRKGTRSVDPKTGKETLYNLESLINQAVFPGLQGGPHNHAIAGIAVALHQAMTPEFKAYQQQVVANCKALSSALMEMGYDIVTGGSDNHLILVDLRSKGTDGGRAERVLELCSIACNKNTCPGDVSALRPSGLRFGTPALTSRGFRQDDFRKVARYIHRGIELALRVQKDMSPKATLKEFKDKLEDPKYREELKALKEEVEAFAGTFPLPGLPVL from the exons atggcAAGCTCAGCACAGGGCCTCCCCAGCGCCGAGCTCTGGGCCTCCCATAACAAGATGGTGATGGAGCCGCTGGACACCAACGACCCAGAG GTGCACAGCATCATCAAGAAGGAGAAGCAGCGGCAGAGGATGGGGCTGGAGTTAATTGCATCGGAGAACTTCGCAAGCCGAGCAGTCCTGGAGGCCCTGGGATCCTGCATGAACAACAAATACTCGGAGGGTTACGCAGGACAGAG GTACTACGGTGGGACGGAGTTTGTGGACCAGCTGGAAAGGCTGTGCCAGAAGCGAGCCCTGCAGGCTTACCAGCTCGACCCCCAGAAGTGGGGAGTCAATGTCCAGCCCTACTCAG GGTCACCCGCAAACTTTGCCGTGTACACGGCCCTGGTGGAGCCCCACGGCAGGATCATGGGGCTGGACCTGCCCGACGGTGGCCACCTCACCCACGGCTTCATGACGGACAAGAAGAAGATCTCTGCCACCTCTCTGTTCTTCGAGTCCATGCCCTACAAG GTCAACCCCAAGACCGGTTACATCGACTATGACAAGCTGGAGGAGAATGCCCGGCTCTTCCACCCCAAGCTGATCATAGCAG gtgtcaGCTGCTACTCGCGGAACCTGGACTACGCCCGCATGCGGAAGATCGCCGACGACAACGGCGCCTACCTCATGGCCGACATGGCCCACATCAGCGGGCTGGTGGCCGCCGGCGTGGTGCCCTCGCCCTTCGACCACTGCGACATCGTCTCCACCACCACCCACAAGACCCTGCGGGGCTGCAGGGCCGGCATGATCTTCTACCGCAAAG GCACCCGCAGCGTGGACCCCAAGACAGGCAAGGAGACCCTCTACAACCTGGAGAGCCTCATCAACCAGGCGGTGttcccggggctgcagggaggccCACACAACCACGCCATTGCAG GAATCGCCGTGGCGCTGCATCAGGCCATGACACCTGAGTTCAAGGCTTACCAGCAGCAGGTGGTGGCCAACTGCAAGGCACTCTCATCAGCACTGATGGAGATGGGCTACGACATCGTCACAG GGGGCTCTGACAATCACCTGATCCTCGTGGACCTGCGCAGCAAAGGCACAGACGGCGGCCGGGCCGAGCgggtgctggagctctgctccaTCGCCTGCAACAAGAACACGTGTCCTG GTGATGTCAGTGCCCTGCGGCCCAGCGGCCTCCGCTTCGGCACGCCGGCTCTCACCTCGCGCGGCTTCCGGCAGGACGATTTCCGCAAGGTGGCCCGGTACATCCACAGAG GGATCGAGCTGGCTCTGCGTGTGCAGAAGGACATGAGCCCCAAGGCCACGCTGAAGGAATTCAAGGACAAATTGGAGGACCCAAAATACCGTGAGGAGCTGAAGGCACTGAAGGAAGAGGTGGAAGCCTTCGCAGGCACGTTCCCACTCCCGGGGCTGCCCGTCCTGTAA